The genomic region tctttaaaaaaataccacagATGTAATGTATGAATGTTTTTCTGGTAGTAATGATCTGACTGGCAAttcatttgtttatattttttaatgatATTTACTCTATTTTCTAAATAAGAATTTAAATGGTAACTTTCATTTTCAATATGTTTCTGTAGTTTGGAGAATTTCTTTCCACTGTTTTACTTGCATTTTTAGTTACTTATATTTTGTTTATCTCTGCTTTTGATGCAACATTTAGTCAACCAATTAATATATTTATGCATTTTAAGTGTTTCAAtatgctttatatttattttctctaaatACTTTGCACTTTAAAATTACTGAATATATTAAACACATAAATTTCTGCTGTCATATTCCTTAAACAGTATTGTATGCTCCATAATTAGGAGATATATTGGACTTTTACCAAGCCATTTTTAAGATAAGGAAGCTTTGAAAATCACTGTAATGTATCCTGGTTTTCTTGCAGAGATCAAGAAACAAAGCCATATGAATAAACTCCAGGAATAACATTTTTAGCATAGTCAGAAGAACTTAGGCAAGTTTAGAGCTCAGAAATTGTAATAAAATCTATCCGTCATCCAAAATACCCCGTCATTTCACACAATTTGTCCTATCATGCATACCAACTAAAATTATAGTTCCAGATAACAGTGATATCACTCTGTCAATGCACTTTAAATATATGCCTTTGAAGGTACTGCCTGCATGCTGATATAAATTAGAAATATCTGAGTATTAAGGGGGTGGCAATTTTTGGGTACTCAAAGACTAGAGGGACAGTGCCTTCGTTTATATCCATACATCACCTGGGTAATGCCAGAAACTTGTCAGTTTAGGGTGTTGTTACTCAGAACCCACTTTTTTTTCTCGGCATCTTTGGAAAATGTGtttatctgcttctcattccccaaATCTCTGAAGAACAGCAAGGTGCATAGGAAGTTGGGTGTTTAACAATAACAGTGCTTTTAAAGACCCAAATCTGAAACATTTGTCAGGTATTAAGCAACGAAGATGCCAAAAATAACTGCCATATTCATATATTTGGCAGATAGCTTTTGTTTGATAGTACCCAAATTACTGGTTTGCCCACAGAGCTCTAGTATAGAAACTGCAAATGTCAAAATCTTTATAGATGCTAACAGGTGGGGAAAAAAGTCTGTTcacttccttcctcctccccaacctCTTTTCATTTTGTGATATTTTGGCAGGTACATTCAATTTTGAATTGTTATAAAACCACAAGGTGGAAAATCAGTTATTATCAGATAAACAAAGAACATTTATTCGTCCTTTTGTTTTACACCGGGTACTAATGTTGGGTGAACAATGCAAAAAATTCCCCATTAATATAaggtacaatttttaaaataattaactcaCTTTGACAGCGCTCACACCCCTTTTGCATTTTGCTTTCAAAAGACTGAGCTTTGTTATATAAAATGTTAAGAAAGAGTAAATCTACCCCTGTGTCAAGAGCCAGCACAAGACCTATACAAGACTTAAGACTCATTACATTTGAGTAGTGATGGTTGTGCTGTACTGTAATAGCTTCCCATAGTACCTATCCCAAAATTACCCTTTGATTACTGGTTTAAATGATAGCTTCTTTAATGGGACAGAAGTGATGCATAGGCCTTGTCTGGCGAAATCTTAAAGTTGTCTGAACATTTGCAGCAAGCAAATTTTAAATCTTCTTACAAAAGTGGATCCATTCCCAGAGCACATGCACCCTCAACTAGTCAGAGAATAGCCATGGTACCATGTGAATTACGTGACAAATCACAAGTCACACAGCTTGAATTTTGAATGTTCATTATCAGTCCATAATGTAAAAATTTCCAAAAGATATTCATCAAGGAAAtccaaataatgaatacattggAGAAAATTTGAACTTGCCTGTGGATATTCTgccagcaaaaaaaccaaaaaacaaaaaaagggggagaggggtAAATATACTGAAGAAATTATTTGTTGAAAATTAATCACACAAAGCCCTCTTGGTTACAGATCCTTCAGAATTGAAAACATCTATTTGGACTTGCAGCTGATGtgcttcctattaatttaaaTCAAGAAATGTCAGGTTTGGGAGTTcagtaaaattaaaaatgctaTAAATTATGCAGCAGCTAAATACTATCTTACACATCGTAAACATTGGCTGTGACGGCACTCACAGTTATACACCTTCTTCGACAGAGAAAATAACAGTAAAACCAGTATCCAGAAAGCTGTCTTTTTGTGAAAAGTTAAGCTTGTGATAAAAGCCACTGAATCTCTCAATTAAGAAGCAAAAAACAGCCCCATATTTTGGCGTTGATCTGCACCAaaaactttcactgaagtcaaacagAGGAAGGGAGTACTGACTGAGCACTGGGACCGCACTGATACTATGAGACAAAGTGTAAATTCGATGCATTCAAGAACAAAGAAAAGAATGGCTAGGAACACAAGAGGCGGGAAGGTTACTCAAAACAACTCAAAGGAGACCACTGGTATAAGTGTTAAGGGAAGCTATTAAAGTCCAGTGCAGTACAACACTGATCATCCAAATGTTATGTGTGGAATAACCAAGATTTTAGATAATCAAAAGCATTTTCAATGTCATTCATAGACTATGGGGGACATAAGCCTTTTGGGATAATGGACTGTTTTGGATAATTGAGGTTTTGCTAATCATGATTATATTGTctttttctcccccgccccaaatATTGGATGCTACATTAGTAATGGAGGGGAGAGGGATAAATAATTCCTTGGAACTATGagggaaaatgcagaaaaacaggcTTCCATTAGTGGAAACGACATTGAAAACTGAAGAGTAGTCATTTATTTGCTCTACTCCACACTAACCTGAATAGAAGGCGGACTAAAAATAATACTTAGAAACAGGAAAATATGAGATGTGAAAAGTGGGGAAACAGTTTtgttaaaactattttaaagaaGCAACTTTTCAGTTCAGGCCATGATAGAGATCCATTTATGAAGCTCTGTTCTTCAATGCAATGTAAAATGGCCTGGGTATCTAAACTGATCAATGCAGCAGCATAGTTTCAATGTTATAATGTATTCTACTTTTAAGAAACACTTTAAGAATTCTCCTTACAATCATGCCGTTAAAACTCGCTGTGAAGCTGATGCATGCATACCTTAAAAGTTATTCTTCATCCACTTCTGCTACAAACTGTGAATGGTGTTCTGGTGACTTGCTGTGTGTTTTGCTTAGGTGAAGTTTTACGGCATGTTTGCTTGCAAATGTCCGACAGCACAACTTACATTTGAACTTAGAGTCCGTATCCTCTTCCCCAGCTATTGTTTCAGGTGATCTCTGAACTGAAACTCTGGAGATTTCTTGTTCTACCTTGGTTTGCTGTTCCACAGCCAGTCTGTTCATGTCTTTCATTTGGAAACCTAGATGGGATTCTAAGTGGCTAATATAAGTAGATGGGGTTCTAAACTGAGATGCACAGTCACTGCAATAAAAGATTGGGTGTCCTTTGTCCATGTTTTTCAAAAACTTTGTTCCTCCAGTTTTCCTAAGTTGGTATTTGACATTTGCTAACCAATGGCTGATGGTGGTCATTGACAGTCCAGTAAATTTAGAAATCTGCATGCGTTCTTGAGGGCCTAGGTCTGATAATAAATATTTACCTTCTGATGTTTGGAAAAGACTGGAAGCAAACTGAGCTTGCAAAATCAGGAGATGCTGAGGGTTCCAGTTTGATTGCCTGCCCTTCCTTTTATGCAGAGTGGAGACTTCTGTTGAGACATCCTCGAAACGTCGGACGTCCATTTCCAATTTCATCGATGGGATCCTAGAAGATACAGCAGGTTTTGGTGTAGTAGCTTTGGGAAGAACTTTGACCATGTCAGCAATGTCAGACAGAGCATGTTTCTGAGGTGGGGAAGTACAAGACTGTGCTTGAGCTGACTCGGCTTTCTTGCTTTTGGATTTGGTCAGATCGATAGGTTGATCATTGTTTTCAAACAAATAACGCCTGGAGATGCTGGCAGGCTTTGGTGGGGTTGGAGCAGGAGATAAAACTGGTTTCTCCAGCATATTTAAGTTAGGTTTGTGGAACATAGAAATTGTGCTCGAGCTGGGGCTGGTATTGGACTGGGGCCGTAAAGGCTCAGTGGCTTTGCCCAAGTGATTATTTAGTACAGATTGCAGGGCACTAAGTGGATTCACACAAGGCAAGTCAGAAGAATGATTTGCGGCAACACAACCATTGCTGAGGGAAGCTGCTATTGACtccttgggttttgttttttctttctcaccATCTTCTTTTGGTTTATCCTCCTCCTTCAAGGGACATGCCTCTGTCTTTTTTGGCTCTACGGGGGCCTCAGATTTGAGGAGAGATTCCCCTTCATTCTGACAGAGTGGAGCAGCTTCAGCTCGGATGCCCTCTTTAGTGTAGTCTTTTTGTATGACTTCTTTGTCATCAATTTCCTTCTTCACTCGAGTGCACTGGGCCACATTTGCTGAGCTGGGAACCAGAGGCATAACTTTCCACTTTGGAGCAATGGGTCTCAACTTATTGGTAATTGTGGGCCTGATTTGCAGTACTTGGGAGCCCACTGGTAAGGAAGCCTTTGCTCCTTCTGAGAGCTGATAGGCTGCATGGATACTAGGATATGCACTCCAGCTAGGAGCTCCATTTTGAGCTTTATTGATGGCTGTGGTGACAGTGTTTTCCAAAGACTTTAAAATATCCCCACCACCTTTTGAACCATCTTCTAAATCTTCCTCTCTAAGATACTGGTATTTAATTGTAGGATCCAATGGTTTCTGAAGCATATCTTCATACTCTTCAGTTTTTACCACTTTCTCATCTTTGTTTGTATCATCAGGTTTATCTTTTTTACTCTCTTTCTTTAGCTCTGATGCAGTTATGCCATCCGCAGATGCATTGCTGGATTGTTTTGAAACCTGGGTGTCATTGGCTGGTGCCTCAGACAGCGATTGCATTTTCTCCACAGCCAAGGGATCTAGTACTagttgttttcctttctttgaaGCTGAACTTGTGACTTTCAAGAAATGACCCGTGACCATCATATGAGTGGTGAGTTGCTGCAAGGTGTCATGTGAACTTCCGCATTCCATACACTTCAAAATCTGGGATTTACAGGCCTCAAACTGCCATGTGTAGCTGGCTCCATTCTGGTAGCCATAGCGGTTGTTAGATGACAACTGCAGGCTTGCATTCTTCTGAGGAGAAAAGGTATCTGCAAAAGATCCTGTTGTGGAATCTGGGGAACAAGGTCTGTTAACATCAAACACACGTTTCTTTGCGGGAGTGACCATTTTTGAAGAAATGGTAGGTACCGGCTCCTTCAAAGGCACTTTTTGGTAATGTTTAGTTTTTATCATATGAACGCTCAGATCTTGAAGGGAATCAAAAGAGTCACCACAGAACATGCACTTTAGAACTTTTTGTGCATCTTCCTTGTCCATGTCCTGAAAGGCCCTTTTCCGGGGCTTTGAGTAGCTAGTAGGTCTGTGCTTGTCCTTTTTACGGTTGTCATCTTGGTAATGACCGGTTTCATTCATATGGACTGTTAGCTCTACCAAGGTGTCATAGGCAGCACTGCATTGCCTGCACCTAAATCTGCTAGCACCCGTGAATACAGTTCCACACATTTTGCTGCTTTGTCTGTAGAGCTGTACTGAACTGAAAAGATTTGGTTTGGAGACCGGTCTGGAAGGTAAACTCTGTTGTAAGCTTTTTGACAATGCATCTTGGTGCCAATCAAAGTCACTTTTGTTACCTCCATTTCTATTGTCACAGCCCCTTCTTTCAGAGTTAGACAACTTGAGACCCAGTCCTAAGCCTGTCCAATAAGAGTCTGACAGTATGTTAGCATAGACTGCTGTCATTTTATCCATGCAATCATGTGCTTCATTCTGAGCTTTGGGGTGGGTATTGGTTTTCAGATCCTGCACCTCTCTAGAGCAAATGCTTTTAGTATCTGCCACCTGGTCACTAGCGTCACTTAACAGGGACTCATTTTCCACATCCTGATTAGATATATGACTTACTGGAGAATTCTGGTAACTAAAGCTTCCTTTCTGCTCAGGACCCACTTCATGTTCTTCATCCGTGCCAGTATCATTGCTGCCCTGAAGTTGAGCTGTTGAATTACTGTCatcatcatcctcttcctcctcctttataTCTTCCTCTTGGACGTAACCTGAAATGTAACATCAATATATGAAATAAATGTTAATAACACTGCAGTTTGATTTTTCTAGTTTCACTATGTGCTTTTGCTACTGGACTTCATTTTAATCTACAACTTTATTGTCTGTTAGTCCTGGAAGTGAAAAAGTCAAATGATGTCTTTTTGTAAAGCTTGCTGAGGTTTTTGGATGATCGTAATTCTTTATAACTGCCAGAGATTCTGAGTTAATAATTTTCCTGTCATGGGAGTATAATTCTAACTGTCCTCTAATGGGACAGTTGGAAAATTCATATGTGAGAACTTTAAGTTCATACTAAAAGTCTCATTTTTATGACTTTGTTATTAGActcaaggaaaagaaaagagagagagagagaaagagagagagagagagagaattggcaAGGAATAGAAGAAAAATAACTGCTCTAATATTCCTGGTTCATAGAATTATCTAGGAACAGAAATCTTTTGCCATTTGATCACCTTAAAAAAGCATTTCAGGATGTGTGCAAATAATTGATATTCCAAATTACTACACTTGAAACAATTAATAGGTTCAACTGAAACCTCTGTTTGTAAAAGCACTGTATTCCATCAATGCAAATTATAGTTTGATAAAAGAAATATTCTAGGGCAGAAGCCTAAGAAGCTATGGAAGGATATGGCTGAGATAGACCGATATTAACTATAAAACTAAAAAAAGTAAAGCAAATCCAGTGTGGTTTTATTTGACAAATGAACTATTTTAATTAATAAGATAAACTTGATATTGGTAGAgctacaaattttaaaattaattaaggaATTTCTGGTGGCACTAAATCAGGACTAAttgcactgaagtaaatggagctaaaCTGGTATGAAATTGATACAAGGGAAAGGAGAATCAGGTTTAGGATGAAACcccggccccactgaagtcaatcgcaaaactccccttgactcaACAATGCCAGGATTTCATCTTTGGACTTCAATCAGAAGGGAATCtaagaggaaaggagtacttCAAACATTTTCCTATTAATAGCCACCCTAAATTTTTAATTAATCTACTTTGGCAGTACTCATACCCCTGTTGTTTGCCCTGTAAGTAGATATTCAAATAGTCAACTTTTACTGATACAAACATTCATGGAAACCAATTTTTAAATTCACAGGCACAAGCCTTCATGCATAACACACTTCTCTGCTCATTCAATCAGGAAACACAAACAATGTTGCCAACTGGAATGATTTCATTGTGATATTTAGTGTTTCTCTTAGCGACCAACTCAAGGAATCATGTGATTATGTAATAATCAaagctctatttaaaaaaaaaaagatttagccCTCATGATGGCTGAGAAAAGCTTGACAAACATGAttcttaaaggctcaaaaaacaaaaagcaaatgaaaaaagccaatatttattttatgttaaaaatCCCGTGACTTTTAAACTAATCTCATGACTTTTAGGGGGCCCTCACCCATGACAGTGGCATTACTGCATAAATGATACCACATTGATCAATCaatagagctagtcagaaaattTGGAAACAttcaaaatgttgacaaaaatatAGACAAAACTTTCTGTAAACTAATTTTCAGAAATTTCAATTTAATTCAGTTTTTCAACCTGCTCTACCAATCAAAGTTGAACAACACAGATGAGATTCAGAATCACACGCTGAATATCTTACAGCAACAAAGAAATGTTTGCAATCAACCCATagaggaaaaatattaaaaaacaggTTGCTGAATAAACCTGAATTACAAGTAAGTTAGAGGCAGCTATGATCTACTTGTGGATATTCCATGAAGATAAAGAGATGCTAAATTCATTGAAGACATTCTGCGTTGCACATTATTCGCTGAATTCTAGGAAGAATACTGATTACATCATTCTTCTAGCTCTCTTTGGCTGATTGTTGCATGGGGATGTGACACCAGAGAGCTTCTCAAATGGCGGTAAAGCTAACAGCAGTAactatgaatgaatgaatatgtGCCATGTATAATGTGATAAAACAACAATACTACATATCATAATGATAATACTGTGCATGTGAATGGGTGCCTTCAACTAAGGATTACAAAATGCTTGtcaaacattaaataaataagcCTCTCAATGTCTCTGTGTGGATCAGAATATATTATGACTCCATttgcagatgggtaaactgaggcacaggcaggtTAATTGACTTGTTCAGGGACAGGCAGCAAGTCAAACACAGATCTGGGACTTGAATTCAGGTGTTCCAACTCCTAGCTCTAGTAACTAGATGATGTTCACCATGACCTCCCTTATGAGTGTGTGCAGGAAGGTGAGCGCTACTACATATTATGAATAGTAACCTTGTTAATCAAACAGCATGAACTGATGAGCAGGGCTGACATTGTTCTTCTGGTGTCAGAGATACCATATAGTTTAGGTAGCAACACTGGACTCCTGCCAACATGCATCACAGTGCCATGCATATTGTAatgagcaaaacaaaaataaagagggACGTGAGTgaaaaaatcagaagaaaagcACTTAGCCACTGAGTTCACGGTTCCAGGGTGGAGTTGAGTTGATTCCCCATTTTTATATGAACTAGTTGAATACCATTAAGCCCGTTTTTCATGAAAAAGGGAATTTTTTCTTTGGAAGGTAAGTACTGTACTCTTTCTTTCACAATATTCTCTGTCCTTCTAAATAGATTTACTAGGAGAAGCAAAACCACCAGACAGCtgcaccttccccctcccccccatacagaTAAAATTTGCTGCTTAATTAGGCATTGACATGTTTACTATAACCTTTACAGAAGAATAACATATGCTCAGAAGTCcgcttttttccttttcctttgtttgtttgtctgcataatacACTGACAATCTAATGAAAACAATATAGTAACTTATGAGAAGGCACCATCAAAAATTCACAAAAGCATCAGTCAAGTCCATTTTTAATAATGGTTAAGGATTCTGGGCAGCTTTAAAAACACAGCTTAATATCAGACATTTAAAACCATTCACTTTGCTTAAATGATTTGCTGTGGGCATTTTGTGTAGTGAAGGCCTCTTGAATGCAGGCAGCCTGGATGTATAATGAATGCATGTATCCATCTACCAGTGATTATTTTAGTAAGGTTTCACCATATGTAAAGCTTTGTATAAACTGATACAAAGCAgattaattcatttaaatgcttaTTTAACTGGAGCAACAGTCACAATGCTTTAGAAAGATATTTTGCTTCTCTTTCTACCATATTTACTTAAGTGGATTTCACTGCTAAACACATTCACACACAATTATTTTACTCTCACACACATAGTGATGATATCAGTGTAGTAAATTGCAGAACCATGTGATAAACTGTATTTACCAGGGACTGTTGCTGGCTTCACCTTCACTCTTCTCGCTATTCTTTTTTCCCGTGGATTTATTCTAATATTCTAAACTTCTGAGAAGTTCAACCAGCTGCCCTTTATCTGCCTGCTAGATAAACATTTCTTCTTCCCTTCCAGCTGTGAAATTACTCCACCATAATTAAACCAGCCCCAAAGTTAAATTAGTCACATCAAAGGTGTAAAATGGGCAATATACAATCCTGAACTACTGCAGGGTTAAAATCCACTATCTTGCAGCCCAGAGTAAAACCAGAAACGTTATAATTATGGATGGAGGTGACTCTGGGCTTCCCAAGTGGAAATGCAGCATTTGCTTTTAGTCCTGGTAGATCCCACAAtgttggattttaaaaattatgacaTTGTTATGGGTAGAAACAGTGTTTTAGGGAATTGTGAGAAATTTCTAAACTTTTATTACTCTAATTTTTCTTCTCCATTTGAATCCTATACAGTTGGATTCATAGTAACTAAAGCAGCGTGGCTAAAAGGGGTATAGAAAACAGccctgtgttttgtttgttttggggttttttagacCTATTGTATTTCTTTGGGAGCagagtaattattccagaataaagggacttttattccagaacagagtgtccacatgggggagttataCTGGCATAGATTAAATGGAATAATTTTCCCatttagacaagccctcagtctagTTTCATTTAGGCACTTGCACTTCTGGCTGGACCCTGGAAGTGCAGAGGCTTTGTGAAAACCATGAAAAGcatgaggggtggggagagaaagaggaaagaaagaaaaatgcgcTTTTTGAttctccaaataaaataaaatggttagGGTTTACTTTGACCTTTGGGTGAAGATTTGTGCAAGGCTGTCTGTCTAAACAGGTTTATCCTTCTCTATTTACAAACCTATATCTTAAGGTCAACAAATATACTCCACATGTAGTGTCATATAGCCACTTTCAGTGTAGATGCTAGCATCATACAAAGGACCAATATTACAGAAACGGACACTGTTAGTGCACCTGCAAAAATTAATGTGCATTGTTGTGGCCTCAAAAACCCACATACAACTACCTTGAAACTTTGACCCTTATAGTACAGCCAACACTAGGCCAGATTTACACTTAGTCAATTCTGTTGAATTTAAATCCCTTACACCCACTCACTAACATGTAACTTGTATCACATTATATGTATCACCTCTGAACTTGGACCAGTAGGGGTTGAACATATATACATATTTAAATTATACTGCATTTTTACTGTTAATTTTTCTACCAGAGGATGCTATTTTCAATCAAATTTGCTCTCTTTTTCCACATACAGAAACATTacttaaaatatatacacatttcTTTCCAAGACtggaaaatttattttttgcCAAGAAAAGGGACAGTGAATCATTGTCCAGAACAATGTTGTTAATCCACCTAAAACCCATACACCATCTGTACTTTTTCATACATATATTCCAATTTCACTTGAAATAACATCATTAGTACAGAGATCTCACAGTTCTATAAGGTGATCTTGTTTCCTTCTTGTCTGGCTTGAACTCAAACATCTTTTCATTTTGGCAACAGCAGTTTctttctctgaaatatttcatgCAGATAATGGATAATGACCACTTCTCATTGCTTTTTCTCAAAAATGTCTAACTACATTAGCTTTCCAAAGACAAATCCTAACCTGGCTCTTTTTCTAAGTTCATGGCTGCAGATTCATCCCAGTGTGCAAAACAACTGAAAAGATAAATTGGCACTGGCAGAAAACCCCATCCTTACTCTACTGGATAGACCCCGCAGTAAAAGCCTTTTGGAATTTAATAGGATTGAAACAAATGGGGTTCTATAGAAATGTAATCATGTTCTATAGAAATAACTCAAAGTGTATGGAATTTGTGCTCTGATAGGGAGTGATACAGTTTTGGGGGGTTTGTTTAGATGATCATACACAATTCTATAGCAGGGGTGTATAACTTTTTATTAAATGTCATAGTCTGATCAGAAAACATATAGGATGATAACCTTTCTCTAGTAAGTCTTTAACACTTTTCCGTAAGGGGAGTGATAGCGCTTTGCCTGTAACAGAACCATAAGAATTGGAAATGGAAAAAACCTCCAAAGTTATCTAGTTGAACCCCCTTGATAGTGCAAGATTGTTTCCTATGGTCTTTTACTCTAGAATCCTGTGGAGACGTTTTACGTGTTCTCAGAATCTTGAGGAAATACTGAATGGACTGGCTCTGCCCTGAGGGACCAGCAAACAATGCTGGACATGTGGGAATTGTTAGCAAATTTCCCATAAACAATATTTACCAGTGGTTCCCAACTCAGATTTAAATGGCTCAGTGATGGAGTTTCTACCCCCTCTCTTGTGATGCAATTTCATAGTCTAACAGCCCTCACAGTCACAAATAGGAGATTTTTCTTAATATTCCACTTTCATTTGCACAATTTCATTCCATCCAATAACTTTCCTCTGTCCCCAGCACATGGAAATTGTATTGTTATCTCACACACAATTTACTGTTGCTTGGAAGTTCTGCCTTCTCCAGGAATCTACAGCAGGTCACACCATGGCTGAGAACCACAAAAAGCATGTAAATAGCATTTTCTGGTCATCTCACAATTGTTTattgagggccaaattctactctgagttcagccagagcagcaggacagacaAGACATTCCCACTATTACAGAGCCAGCCTCAGAGATGTCCCTGAATCTCTACCACAACACTGTGGATTGTGGGAGGAACTTGTTCTCAGCCCCTTACATTCAAATATAGTCATAATCTGGTAATGAGTCAAGTTGAAAGCCATATCACCTCACAGGATAAAAGCAACAGGATGGGGACAGAGGacccaggaaactccacaaggTCCACATCACAAGGTCCACACCTGGGAAGAAGCAGATGGTATGACTTCCAAACATTGCAGATCAGGAGCACTTTATAGTGTAGCGTGCCAGCCCCTCTTGAAGTGGCATTTGCCATGAATGACTTTTAACATGGCAAGGCATGCTTCCTTGAAGCATAACTGTTATTTGCACGTGGTGatgaaatgaaacaattttgGATGTTAATTCTGTGttctaaaaataaagttttgttaTAAGGTTTACTGTACGGATCCTATTCCTGGctgctcccgttgacttcagtagggctttCAGCGGGATGAGGAATACAGGATCATGCCCTCTGTGCCTTCCACGGAACATAGTCATGAGTCCATCACATAGGTTAGAAGTATATATGCTGTGAATTGGGTTTCCAGCCACAAAACCCTTAGACCCTCAAAGCcaacaataaaacagaaaactacaacaaaaggaaaactgaaaagagagagggaagaggGACTGGTGCTTTCCATTAAAACAGTAAGCCCAACAGCCATAACAGGGACCAGAGCCACAATAGAGTTCTCTCCTGAATAATTTTCTCTAGGGACTAGGTCAAGCTTGTTTACATAGTCAGCTGTCAAAGGGTAGGAGAAAGAGTAATTTAAATCATACCAACTCTGTTCTGGGATCAATCGTTCTGACTTACTGAGTTTCCAGGTACCAGCTATGTTTCACAAGTGTACATAACTGTGCTTAGGGTCAGCTCCTCAGTTTCCATAGCTGAAGGCATCTGCCATTAATACAATGAGTTACACAAGGTTAAGAACACTTTGTGT from Natator depressus isolate rNatDep1 chromosome 13, rNatDep2.hap1, whole genome shotgun sequence harbors:
- the TSHZ2 gene encoding teashirt homolog 2 isoform X2, giving the protein MPRRKQQAPKRAAGYVQEEDIKEEEEDDDDSNSTAQLQGSNDTGTDEEHEVGPEQKGSFSYQNSPVSHISNQDVENESLLSDASDQVADTKSICSREVQDLKTNTHPKAQNEAHDCMDKMTAVYANILSDSYWTGLGLGLKLSNSERRGCDNRNGGNKSDFDWHQDALSKSLQQSLPSRPVSKPNLFSSVQLYRQSSKMCGTVFTGASRFRCRQCSAAYDTLVELTVHMNETGHYQDDNRKKDKHRPTSYSKPRKRAFQDMDKEDAQKVLKCMFCGDSFDSLQDLSVHMIKTKHYQKVPLKEPVPTISSKMVTPAKKRVFDVNRPCSPDSTTGSFADTFSPQKNASLQLSSNNRYGYQNGASYTWQFEACKSQILKCMECGSSHDTLQQLTTHMMVTGHFLKVTSSASKKGKQLVLDPLAVEKMQSLSEAPANDTQVSKQSSNASADGITASELKKESKKDKPDDTNKDEKVVKTEEYEDMLQKPLDPTIKYQYLREEDLEDGSKGGGDILKSLENTVTTAINKAQNGAPSWSAYPSIHAAYQLSEGAKASLPVGSQVLQIRPTITNKLRPIAPKWKVMPLVPSSANVAQCTRVKKEIDDKEVIQKDYTKEGIRAEAAPLCQNEGESLLKSEAPVEPKKTEACPLKEEDKPKEDGEKEKTKPKESIAASLSNGCVAANHSSDLPCVNPLSALQSVLNNHLGKATEPLRPQSNTSPSSSTISMFHKPNLNMLEKPVLSPAPTPPKPASISRRYLFENNDQPIDLTKSKSKKAESAQAQSCTSPPQKHALSDIADMVKVLPKATTPKPAVSSRIPSMKLEMDVRRFEDVSTEVSTLHKRKGRQSNWNPQHLLILQAQFASSLFQTSEGKYLLSDLGPQERMQISKFTGLSMTTISHWLANVKYQLRKTGGTKFLKNMDKGHPIFYCSDCASQFRTPSTYISHLESHLGFQMKDMNRLAVEQQTKVEQEISRVSVQRSPETIAGEEDTDSKFK
- the TSHZ2 gene encoding teashirt homolog 2 isoform X1; the protein is MPRRKQQAPKRAAGYVQEEDIKEEEEDDDDSNSTAQLQGSNDTGTDEEHEVGPEQKGSFSYQNSPVSHISNQDVENESLLSDASDQVADTKSICSREVQDLKTNTHPKAQNEAHDCMDKMTAVYANILSDSYWTGLGLGLKLSNSERRGCDNRNGGNKSDFDWHQDALSKSLQQSLPSRPVSKPNLFSSVQLYRQSSKMCGTVFTGASRFRCRQCSAAYDTLVELTVHMNETGHYQDDNRKKDKHRPTSYSKPRKRAFQDMDKEDAQKVLKCMFCGDSFDSLQDLSVHMIKTKHYQKVPLKEPVPTISSKMVTPAKKRVFDVNRPCSPDSTTGSFADTFSPQKNASLQLSSNNRYGYQNGASYTWQFEACKSQILKCMECGSSHDTLQQLTTHMMVTGHFLKVTSSASKKGKQLVLDPLAVEKMQSLSEAPANDTQVSKQSSNASADGITASELKKESKKDKPDDTNKDEKVVKTEEYEDMLQKPLDPTIKYQYLREEDLEDGSKGGGDILKSLENTVTTAINKAQNGAPSWSAYPSIHAAYQLSEGAKASLPVGSQVLQIRPTITNKLRPIAPKWKVMPLVPSSANVAQCTRVKKEIDDKEVIQKDYTKEGIRAEAAPLCQNEGESLLKSEAPVEPKKTEACPLKEEDKPKEDGEKEKTKPKESIAASLSNGCVAANHSSDLPCVNPLSALQSVLNNHLGKATEPLRPQSNTSPSSSTISMFHKPNLNMLEKPVLSPAPTPPKPASISRRYLFENNDQPIDLTKSKSKKAESAQAQSCTSPPQKHALSDIADMVKVLPKATTPKPAVSSRIPSMKLEMDVRRFEDVSTEVSTLHKRKGRQSNWNPQHLLILQAQFASSLFQTSEGKYLLSDLGPQERMQISKFTGLSMTTISHWLANVKYQLRKTGGTKFLKNMDKGHPIFYCSDCASQFRTPSTYISHLESHLGFQMKDMNRLAVEQQTKVEQEISRVSVQRSPETIAGEEDTDSKFKCKLCCRTFASKHAVKLHLSKTHSKSPEHHSQFVAEVDEE